In one window of Dermochelys coriacea isolate rDerCor1 chromosome 3, rDerCor1.pri.v4, whole genome shotgun sequence DNA:
- the KRTCAP3 gene encoding keratinocyte-associated protein 3 isoform X2: protein MGCGRCGFDLGHGPQRLMRSGITLIILGHLNFILGAIVHGTVLRHVANPERTVTSEYTTANVISVGSGLLSITAGIVAILVSRNLLKAALHWALLCVSLLNCLLSAACSLGLALAISLTIASRGHRLVVGCNSSALPADARAAIATNDCPFDTTRIYDTALALWFPSMVMAAVEAALSGRCCVVSLILRDIGPCAGTYIRQQVLLQEPPGDISWERGE, encoded by the exons ATGGGCTGCGGCCGCTGCGGGTTCG ACTTGGGGCACGGACCCCAGCGTCTCATGCGTTCTGGCATTACTCTGATCATCCTGGGCCACTTGAACTTCATCCTGGGTGCCATTGTGCACGGCACAGTCCTGCGCCATGTGGCCAACCCTGAGCGCACGGTCACCTCCGAGTACACAACCGCCAACGTCATCTCCGtcggctctgggctgctg AGCATCACTGCTGGGATTGTGGCCATCTTGGTGTCCCGGAACCTCCTCAAGGCAGCCCTG CACTGGGCCTTGCTGTGCGTCTCGCTGCTGAACTGCCTGctctctgctgcctgcagcttGGGCTTGGCCCTGGCCATCTCCCTCACCATCGCCAGCAGGGGGCACCGCCTGGTTGTAGGATGCAACAGCTCCGCCCTTCCAGCCGACGCCCGGGCTGCCATAGCCACCAATGACTGCCCCTTCGACACCACCCGCATCTAC GACACAGCGCTGGCGCTCTGGTTCCCCTCCATGGTGATGGCTGCGGTGGAAGCTGCGCTTTCCGGCAGGTGCTGTGTGGTGTCCCTGATCCTCCGCGACATCGGTCCCTGTGCAGGCACCTACATCCGCCAGCAG GTGCTGCTCCAGGAACCCCCCGGCGACATCAGCTGGGAGCGGGGTGAGTGA
- the KRTCAP3 gene encoding keratinocyte-associated protein 3 isoform X1 yields MGCGRCGFDLGHGPQRLMRSGITLIILGHLNFILGAIVHGTVLRHVANPERTVTSEYTTANVISVGSGLLSITAGIVAILVSRNLLKAALHWALLCVSLLNCLLSAACSLGLALAISLTIASRGHRLVVGCNSSALPADARAAIATNDCPFDTTRIYDTALALWFPSMVMAAVEAALSGRCCVVSLILRDIGPCAGTYIRQQLEEEMATKEEASEDRHKQELCQLLAVVDGATT; encoded by the exons ATGGGCTGCGGCCGCTGCGGGTTCG ACTTGGGGCACGGACCCCAGCGTCTCATGCGTTCTGGCATTACTCTGATCATCCTGGGCCACTTGAACTTCATCCTGGGTGCCATTGTGCACGGCACAGTCCTGCGCCATGTGGCCAACCCTGAGCGCACGGTCACCTCCGAGTACACAACCGCCAACGTCATCTCCGtcggctctgggctgctg AGCATCACTGCTGGGATTGTGGCCATCTTGGTGTCCCGGAACCTCCTCAAGGCAGCCCTG CACTGGGCCTTGCTGTGCGTCTCGCTGCTGAACTGCCTGctctctgctgcctgcagcttGGGCTTGGCCCTGGCCATCTCCCTCACCATCGCCAGCAGGGGGCACCGCCTGGTTGTAGGATGCAACAGCTCCGCCCTTCCAGCCGACGCCCGGGCTGCCATAGCCACCAATGACTGCCCCTTCGACACCACCCGCATCTAC GACACAGCGCTGGCGCTCTGGTTCCCCTCCATGGTGATGGCTGCGGTGGAAGCTGCGCTTTCCGGCAGGTGCTGTGTGGTGTCCCTGATCCTCCGCGACATCGGTCCCTGTGCAGGCACCTACATCCGCCAGCAG CTGGAGGAAGAGATGGCAACAAAGGAGGAGGCATCTGAGGACCGGCACAAGCAAGAGCTGTGCCAGCTGCTGGCTGTGGTGGACGGGGCCACGACCTAG